In the genome of Macrobrachium nipponense isolate FS-2020 chromosome 42, ASM1510439v2, whole genome shotgun sequence, one region contains:
- the LOC135213268 gene encoding uncharacterized protein LOC135213268, whose translation MPVRSGIPAYSEATPVISGAPPSSGAAPVFSSAPAPSEAMPVVFGNPASSDTVPDMPGTPASLEAVPFIPDLSSPLEAATAAAGTHASLEATLAVFGASVSLEPAPVLTGAPDASEDAPTVSTLELEISLTKTPSKVPNTHDI comes from the coding sequence atGCCAGTAAGATCTGGCATTCCTGCCTATTCAGAGGCCACACCAGTAATCTCTGGTGCTCCTCCCTCTTCAGGGGCTGCACCAGTATTCTCTAGCGCTCCTGCCCCTTCAGAGGCAATGCCAGTTGTCTTTGGCAATCCTGCCTCTTCGGACACAGTACCAGATATGCCtggcactcctgcctctctggaggccgTACCATTTATACCTGATTTGTCCTCCCCTTTGGAGGCTGCAACAGCTGCAGCAGGCACTCATGCATCTTTGGAGGCCACATTAGCTGTATTTGGTGCTTCTGTCTCTCTGGAGCCTGCACCAGTTCTGACTGGTGCTCCTGATGCTTCAGAGGATGCACCAACTGTGTCTACTCTTGAGCTTGAAATTTCCTTGACAAAGACACCATCAAAGGTGCCCAACACCCATGATATCTAG